GACCGCGCCGCGCAGCAGATCGAGGTGCCGCCTGGTCACCGCGTGATCGAACGACGACGGATCCGGCTCGAGGCCGGCCACGACGACGCCTGGACCGGCAAATCGTGCGTAGAAGTCGGTATGTCCGTCGGTGATGTCCTTGCCGGCGATCCCTGGCAGCCAGATGATCTTGTCCAACCCGAGCAGGCGCGACAGTTCGGCCTCGCATTTCTCCTTGGAGACACCGGAATTGCGATTGGGGTTGAGCACGCAGCTTTCGGTGACGATCGCGGTCCCCTCACCGTCGACTTCGATGCCGCCGCCTTCCAGCACCAGGCCGGCCTTGACGAACGTCGCGTTCGCGGCACGGGCGACGTATTCCGCGACCTCGGCATCGAGCGCGTGGCGCTGCTTGTTGCCCCAGCCGTTGAAGTTGAAACCGATCGCGCCAAGCTGCCCGGACGGGTCCCTCACGAACACCGGTCCGGTGTCACGCATCCACACGTCATCGACCGGTCGAATGACGAGGCTGACCGAGGGGCCGCAGAGCCGCGCGGCAATCTCGCGGTCCTCCTCGCGCACCAGCATGTTGACGCGCTCGTAGGCCGCAATCGCCTTGGCGATGCCGGCGAGATTTTCCCGCGCCGCCGGAAGCAGCTTGCCGCCCCAGATCGCGGCGCTGGCGCCGAACGCCATCCAGGTCGCGGCATGCGGCGCGCCCTCATCCGGCATCCGCCAATTTGCATTGTCCCGTGCAAGGTCGTCCACGAGCGTACCGGCCGCGATGGCCCTCCCGGCTTGACCGCCAGATTAGCCCCGTCGCCAACCCGACGCCACGATCTGACGGTGATCCGCTCGCCCTGGGGCTGGCCGCCCAAGTCGCTTGGTGAGGCGCCTAAAGCGCGATGAGATTGGGTTGAATCGTCATCGCGCTTCAGCTCTTTGTTTGAGCATGATTTTTTCGGAAAACCGCTTCGCACTTTTCCGGATCATGCTTTAGCGAGCGGGGTCGGCCTCACCCGCCCCGATCATGCGAGCGGCGACGCGGTCGCGCTTGACGAAATGATGGAAGGCGACTGCGCCGAGATGCAGCACGATCAGTGCGAGCAGCACATAGGCGAAGAAGATGTGGCGTCCCTCATAGGCATCCGCCGCCGCCTTGTCCGGCGAGGTGATCTGGGGAACGTGGAACAGGCCGAAGAAGCTCGAATAGTCCTGCGCACGGGATCCGGAATGCGCCCAGCCCAGCATCGCCACCAGGATGGTGACGGCATAGAGTGCGCCGTGGTTGACCCGGGCGGCGATCCTTTGCCAGGAGGGCATGTCGGCCGGCAGCGCCGGCGTCGGATTGACTCCGCGCCACACCAGCCTGAGCACCGTGAGCAGCAGCACCAGATAGCCGATGTCGGCATGGATCGACCGGTAGAAGAACTTGTCCGCCCGCGCCGGGATGTGGTTCATCCACCAGCCATAGGCCAGCATGCCGATGATGGTGACGCCCAGCACCCAGTGAAACGCGCGGGCGAGCGAGCCCCAGCTTGCCGTCGTATTGCGGATCATGGTCGAATGCCCCGTTAGGATTTCGCACGTCGCAGCAATAGTTTGCCGAGATACTTGCAGGGATCGGTCAAGGCCATATGAAATTCCCGCCTTCACCGCCTTTTGTCGGCCGCAGACGCTAGATAGCCAAAAACAACTGAATGGTAACCCTGGTTCGGATAGAATTTCCGCGTGTCCAATCCCCCGACCATCCTTGTGTTCGATTCCGGCCTCGGCGGCCTCACCGTGCTGCGCGAGATCGTCCGGGCCCGGCCCGACGCGCACTTCGTCTATGTCGCCGACGACGCGTTCTTCCCCTATGGCCACCATGGCGAAGACGAGATCATCGCCCGCGTGGTGCCGCTGGTCGGCGAGCTGATCGAGGCCCATGCCCCCGACCTCGTCGTGATCGCCTGCAATACGGCATCGACGCTCGTGATGTCGCATCTGCGCGACGCCTATCCTTTGCCCTTCGTCGGCACGGTGCCGGCGATCAAGCCGGCCTGCGCCTCGTCGAAGACACGGCGCGTCTCGGTGCTCGGCACCAGGGGCACCGTGAAGCGGGAATATACCCGCAAGCTGATTTCCGATTTCGCGCAGGGTTGCGAGGTCACCCTGGTCGGCTCCGGCGAACTCGCCTCTCTGGCGGAAGCGGCCCTCAGCGGGAAGGCCGTGCGCGACGAGGACATCGCGGCCGAGCTCGCGCCCTGCTTCGTCGGCGATGGCGCTGACGACCCGGCCCGCACCGACACCGTGGTGCTGGCCTGCACGCATTATCCGCTGCTACTGGAGCGCCTGACGCGGCTCGCGCCCTGGCCGGTCGACTGGATCGATCCGGCGCCGGCGATCGCCCGCCGGGTCGCCGACCTGCTCGGCCCGGCAGGCGGGGAGAGCGACGAAGCCGGCGCCGAGATGATCTTCACCTCGAACCGCCCGCATGCCCTGACCGCGGCGCTGACGCCGTTCTTCGGCGGCCGCGTCCCGGCCTGATCCTTTCCGTCGCCACAACGCGCTGCTAGTTTGCCCTCGCCTCACCGAGGGAGCCCTGCATTGACCTCAGCACCGCTGACGCCGCTCAATCGCCTGCGCAAGGCGTGGCGCGACAAGCGCCCGACCTTCGGCGCGATCGCGACCATTCCGAGCATCCAGACCGTGCAGATCATGGCGCAGTCGCTGGACTGGATCATCGTCGATCTCGAGCACGGCCCGATCGATCTCGGCACCGCGCATGCGATGATCGTGGCGACCTCGGGAACGCCATGCGTGCCGATGGTGCGGATATCAGCCAACGAGCCGCACCTTGCCAAGGCGCCGATGGACATCGGAGCGCTCGGCATCAACTTTCCGATGATCTGCAACCGCGCCGACGCCGAGAAAGCCGTGCGCAGCGTGCGCTATCCACCAAACGGCGACCGGCTGTGGGGTCCGTTCCATGCACCGTTCCGCTGGGGCGTCTCGATGAACGATTACATGGCGACCGCCGACGACGACATGATCTGCATGATCACGATCGAGCATGTCGATGCCGTGAATCGCATCGACGAGATCATGGCAACCTCCGGCATCGACCTCGCGGTGATCGGCCCCGGCGATCTCGCCACCTCGATCAACAAGCGCGGGCTGCCCGACGATCCCGAAGTGATCGCGCTGATGCAGCGTGCCGAGGAAGGCATCATGAGGAGCGGCGTGCCGATCGGCGGCGTCGCCCGCACCGCCGAGCAGGCCAACGCGATGATCGACCGCGGCTACCTCGCGCTCGCACTCGGCTTCGACTGGTCGCTATTCCAGCGCGGCATCGCCGCCGCGTTCGCCGGGATCAGGCGGTAGGCGCGATGGCGAGCAAGTTCCAGCCCTGTCATGACGGAACCCCAGCACCGCCCCAGCGCGGCTGCGATGAGCCGCCGCGCCTGCACGCCGCAATTGCCTGAACAGCAGGTAAGCCCACTGTAAGCTTGGCCGCGGATAATTCCATGACGGCCAGCACGACCGGATGAACGGACTAATCCCATTGTCGAAAGCGTACATCACACAACGCCTGCTTTTCGCCGCGATTCCACGCTGCTAGAGTTTCGCGGGTTGGGAGGAAATTGCATGTTCAGGAATTTGCTGCTGGGTCTCACCGTGATTGCGTTTGCCGGCGCCGGCGCTGGTTTTGTTGGTGCTGGCGCTGCCTTGGCGCAGCAGAGCGGCATCAAGCGAACGCCGCTGCAGAAGGTCGATTTTCCGGCGGGCTACAACACGGTCACAGCGATTGCAGAGGTTCCGGCAGGGGGTGCGTCGGGGCGTCACAGCCATCCGGGTGCTGAAACCGGCTATGTGCTCGAAGGCGAGCTGGAGCTTGTGATCGACGGCAAGCCGCCGCTGAAGCTGAAGGCGGGCGATTCCTACCAGATTCCGGAAGGTGCGGTGCACGATGCCAGGACTTCCGGCGACAAGCCGCTCAAGGTGCTCGGGGTCTACGTGGTCAAGGCCGGCGAGCCCTTGGCCAAACCGGCGCCATGAGCAGAAACCGATTGGCCTCCGGCCAATTGGTTCATGTCAGCTTCAGGTACGGCGAGCAAAGCCTGAGTTCTCCGGGCCTTTGATTTTTTGCCTGATTGCAGGGAAATGAACCGAACAAATGCGCGGTGAATTTCGTCGGATCTCATTGCCGCGCCGTCTCGTCGCTGATCTGATGCACGCGTCGGCCGGCGTGCCGTTCGTCTCCCTGACGCGCTCGTTGAACGTCCGTGCAGTGGTCGAGGCCCGCGCACGCGGGGCACAGGCACCAGGCTGGGCCGCGATCTTCGTCAAGGCATTCGCGCTGGTCGCCAGGACCGAGCCAACGCTGCGAACGCTGCACGTCAAATGGCCGTGGCCCTGCCTCTACGAGTTGCCGTGCAGCGTCGGCATGGTGGCCGTTGCGCGCGTCGAGAAGGGTGAGGACTGCGTGCTGTTCGAGCGCGTCCGCGGCGCCGACCAGATGACGCTCACCGCTGTCGACGCGCTGATCCGGCGCGCCAAGACCGCGCCGCTGCACGAGATTCCCTCGTTCCGCAAAACCCTCTGTGTGACGCGGCTGCCAATTCCGCTGCGCCGCCTGGCATGGGCGATCGGGATGAACTTCGGCCGGCAGCGCGCCAATTTCTGCGGCAGCTACGGCGTGACCTCGGTCGCCGCCTACGGCCCGGGCGAGCTGCACGCGTTGAGCCCCGGCCCGTTCCTGCTGAGCTACGGCGTGGTCAAGCCGGACGACACCATCGATGTGGTGCTGCGCTGGGACCATCTGGTCTGCGACGCCGCCCTGATCGCCCAGACCCTGACCCGGCTCGAGCAGGTGCTTGGCGGCGAAATTGCCGCGGAGCTGGATGCGATCCCGCCGCTCAACGAGGCCGACCGGCTAGGGCAGCCGCAAACCGCCCCTAAAGGGCAAAAACT
The window above is part of the Bradyrhizobium sp. PSBB068 genome. Proteins encoded here:
- a CDS encoding agmatine deiminase family protein, which translates into the protein MPDEGAPHAATWMAFGASAAIWGGKLLPAARENLAGIAKAIAAYERVNMLVREEDREIAARLCGPSVSLVIRPVDDVWMRDTGPVFVRDPSGQLGAIGFNFNGWGNKQRHALDAEVAEYVARAANATFVKAGLVLEGGGIEVDGEGTAIVTESCVLNPNRNSGVSKEKCEAELSRLLGLDKIIWLPGIAGKDITDGHTDFYARFAGPGVVVAGLEPDPSSFDHAVTRRHLDLLRGAVDAKGRHLDVVVLQGPSTVRPKHGTKDFAAGYINFYVCNGAVIAPEFGDAAADRNARDILRELFADREIIQLNIDGIAAGGGGIHCTTQQQPRS
- a CDS encoding cytochrome b, which codes for MIRNTTASWGSLARAFHWVLGVTIIGMLAYGWWMNHIPARADKFFYRSIHADIGYLVLLLTVLRLVWRGVNPTPALPADMPSWQRIAARVNHGALYAVTILVAMLGWAHSGSRAQDYSSFFGLFHVPQITSPDKAAADAYEGRHIFFAYVLLALIVLHLGAVAFHHFVKRDRVAARMIGAGEADPAR
- a CDS encoding glutamate racemase, with the protein product MSNPPTILVFDSGLGGLTVLREIVRARPDAHFVYVADDAFFPYGHHGEDEIIARVVPLVGELIEAHAPDLVVIACNTASTLVMSHLRDAYPLPFVGTVPAIKPACASSKTRRVSVLGTRGTVKREYTRKLISDFAQGCEVTLVGSGELASLAEAALSGKAVRDEDIAAELAPCFVGDGADDPARTDTVVLACTHYPLLLERLTRLAPWPVDWIDPAPAIARRVADLLGPAGGESDEAGAEMIFTSNRPHALTAALTPFFGGRVPA
- a CDS encoding 2,4-dihydroxyhept-2-ene-1,7-dioic acid aldolase, with amino-acid sequence MTSAPLTPLNRLRKAWRDKRPTFGAIATIPSIQTVQIMAQSLDWIIVDLEHGPIDLGTAHAMIVATSGTPCVPMVRISANEPHLAKAPMDIGALGINFPMICNRADAEKAVRSVRYPPNGDRLWGPFHAPFRWGVSMNDYMATADDDMICMITIEHVDAVNRIDEIMATSGIDLAVIGPGDLATSINKRGLPDDPEVIALMQRAEEGIMRSGVPIGGVARTAEQANAMIDRGYLALALGFDWSLFQRGIAAAFAGIRR
- a CDS encoding cupin domain-containing protein, with protein sequence MIAFAGAGAGFVGAGAALAQQSGIKRTPLQKVDFPAGYNTVTAIAEVPAGGASGRHSHPGAETGYVLEGELELVIDGKPPLKLKAGDSYQIPEGAVHDARTSGDKPLKVLGVYVVKAGEPLAKPAP